The Solibacillus daqui genome has a segment encoding these proteins:
- a CDS encoding fatty acid desaturase, with product MAKTDAEKAKQLRKDVAPFAKSETRLSIQQLFNTLVPLLLIWGAGYFLLQYSPWYTALCSIIASGFVVRTFIIFHDCTHGSFFKSKKANDIIGNITGVLTSFPYEKWKREHTIHHATSANLDKRGIGDVDMLTVDEYLEKSKLGRLGYRLYRNPLVMFGLGPLFMVLVLNRFNRKDAKRKERLNTYFTNIVLLAICAVLIFVNGWATFLLVHGLTLFVAGSLGIWLFYIQHTYEDSYFEVDSDWDYVKAAVEGSSYYKLPKILQWITGNIGFHHVHHLSPRIPNYKLEDAHESVKPLQSATTITLKTSLESLRYKLYDQENYRFVSFKEATKRELMRAKQLAVK from the coding sequence ATGGCTAAAACAGATGCAGAAAAAGCGAAGCAGCTACGAAAAGATGTAGCGCCGTTTGCAAAATCAGAAACACGCCTTAGTATTCAACAATTATTCAATACGCTTGTCCCATTATTACTTATTTGGGGTGCAGGATATTTTTTACTACAATATTCACCTTGGTATACAGCGCTGTGTAGCATTATTGCTTCAGGCTTTGTAGTACGTACATTTATTATTTTCCATGACTGTACACACGGTTCATTTTTCAAAAGCAAAAAAGCAAATGACATCATCGGGAATATTACAGGAGTACTTACGTCATTCCCATACGAAAAATGGAAACGTGAGCATACGATTCACCACGCAACAAGCGCGAACTTGGACAAGCGTGGTATTGGCGATGTCGATATGCTAACAGTAGATGAATACCTTGAAAAATCAAAACTTGGTCGCTTAGGCTACCGTTTATACCGTAATCCACTTGTGATGTTCGGTTTAGGGCCGTTATTTATGGTACTCGTTTTAAATCGTTTTAATCGTAAAGATGCAAAGCGTAAAGAGCGCTTAAATACGTATTTTACGAACATTGTATTATTAGCAATTTGTGCCGTATTAATTTTTGTAAACGGTTGGGCAACGTTTTTATTAGTACATGGTTTAACATTATTTGTTGCAGGTTCTTTAGGAATTTGGTTATTCTACATTCAGCACACATACGAAGATTCGTATTTTGAAGTGGATTCAGATTGGGATTATGTAAAGGCTGCTGTAGAAGGTAGCTCGTATTACAAATTACCGAAAATCTTACAATGGATAACGGGGAACATTGGCTTCCACCATGTGCATCATTTATCACCACGTATTCCGAACTACAAATTGGAAGATGCGCATGAATCGGTAAAGCCATTACAAAGTGCAACAACAATTACGTTAAAGACTAGCTTAGAGTCGCT